A window of the Hordeum vulgare subsp. vulgare chromosome 5H, MorexV3_pseudomolecules_assembly, whole genome shotgun sequence genome harbors these coding sequences:
- the LOC123399421 gene encoding phosphoglycerate mutase-like protein AT74H, translating to MAAATRCAPAPAAAPRPRSRHRLRCRCCEDTLGVPRRRAQASSGAREQEQQHYFPELRPLPYPAPPPRPRRIVLVRHGQSEGNVDEGAYTRVPDPLIGLTTKGHRQAEDCGRRLHRLLSSGHDDDDDYDDWKVYFYVSPYRRTLETLRGVGRAFDARRIAGVREEPRIREQDFGNFQDREKMRVEKEARRRYGRFFYRFPDGESAADVYDRITGFRETLRADIDIGRFQPPSPPGGPTAPEMNLVLVSHGLTLRVFLMRWYKWTVRQFEGLANLDNGGTLVMQTGEGGRYSLLVHHTVDELREFGLTDEMIDDQMWQRTARPGELNYNFITNGPSFFTHFS from the exons ATGGCGGCGGCCACCAGGTGCGCCCCGGCGCCCGCGGCAGCCCCACGGCCCCGGTCCCGGCACCGGCTGCGGTGCCGCTGCTGTGAGGACACGCTGGGCGTCCCCCGCCGCCGCGCGCAGGCGTCGTCTGGAGCGcgggagcaggagcagcagcacTACTTCCCGGAGCTCCGCCCGCTGCCGTACccggcgccgccgccccgtccgcgGCGCATCGTGCTGGTGCGGCACGGGCAGAGCGAGGGGAACGTGGACGAGGGCGCCTACACGCGCGTTCCTGACCCGCTCATCGGCCTCACCACCAAGGGCCACCGCCAAGCCGAGGACTGCGGCCGCCGCCTGCACCGCCTCCTCTCCTCcggccacgacgacgacgacgattacgaCGACTGGAAGGTCTACTTCTACGTGTCCCCGTACCGGCGCACCCTCGAGACGCTCCGCGGGGTCGGCCGCGCCTTCGACGCCCGCCGCATCGCCGGCGTCCGCGAGGAGCCCCGCATCCGCGAGCAGGACTTCG GGAACTTCCAGGACCGGGAGAAGATGCGGGTGGAGAAGGAGGCGCGGCGGCGGTACGGGCGCTTCTTCTACCGGTTCCCGGACGGCGAGTCGGCCGCGGACGTGTACGACCGGATCACGGGGTTCCGGGAGACCCTCCGCGCCGACATCGACATCGGCCGGTTccagccgccgtcgccgccgggcGGGCCGACGGCGCCGGAGATGAACCTGGTGCTGGTGTCGCACGGGCTGACGCTGCGGGTGTTCCTGATGCGGTGGTACAAGTGGACGGTGCGGCAGTTCGAGGGCCTGGCGAACCTGGACAACGGCGGCACGCTGGTGATGCAGACCGGCGAGGGCGGCCGGTACAGCCTGCTGGTCCACCACACCGTGGACGAGCTCAGGGAGTTCGGGCTCACCGACGAGATGATCGACGACCAGATGTGGCAGCGGACGGCAAGGCCCGGCGAGCTCAACTACAACTTCATCACCAACGGCCCCTCCTTCTTCACGCATTTCAGTTAG